Proteins from a single region of Vanessa cardui chromosome 13, ilVanCard2.1, whole genome shotgun sequence:
- the LOC124534741 gene encoding probable ATP-dependent RNA helicase DHX34: MDHKPRDHHKSSSKRRRSDSHENTSRERYKLQKQSPPKQSNAVEYSFLDYKRNLNKMITYSNDSNTIINNLDDFWVFVKKYEMTLKKAGKSIIDNENEIELNDIGIPINFSKHHCINFLSKMKFMDSVYDEREKRKLDKKMFDAFLNIVSIYLDFKNKEKFEKLKKLRKAQSELPVAKYRNEIVSAVQNEKVVIVAGDTGCGKSTQVPQYLHTAGFQNIACTQPRRIACISLSKRVSFEMLTQFESKVGYQIRFEKSKTADTKICFITEGLLLRQMSSENLPSYDVIILDEIHERHLMGDFLLGVLKCLIHSRDDIKLVLMSATINIKLFEDYFSAESAVVIQVPGRLYPIELKYKPILIEDKPTRDDRLDPQPYVQIMQLIDSKYSSGERGDLLIFMSGVKEITAICDAAQQYNEKAKSWIILPLHSALSLAEQDKVFDYPPEGIRKCIVSTNIAETSVTIDGIRFVVDSGKVKEMSYDSSTKMQRLKEFWISKASADQRKGRAGRTGPGVCYRVYSEEQYSDLEEFSTPEVSKVPLASLLLLMSSLGVNDVRRFPFIDSPPEEAIEDALLELKQHGALSSNEKLTALGAALAKLPVEVSLAKALVAGAATLPADRLPAALALAAALGLRSVYTARAHRDFDCENARRGDESEHGDPVSLLALYSAWLREKARGGGRAWCRRRGLEEQRLYELTKLAAQLHNLLQDNNLTEAPEPETMSSAERALRHGQMKQLKDMRRQYKQKAAEESKRRKRLKVDSWEIVDDKDEDGAVDIRDIEFRLTNDAGRMRALINGASTNSGRDLIMLKLILCRALYPQVAVADEYNHCKSVSEQLFHTWSKPFVFLHPTSIFGKNPRLLQLTEADIQTELPNGYKNRLPLSAKHQILCYLSLLETTKPYIVNSMRMPAAQTLLLLAHSIDTNIGFTRILCDSWLLLEFPYPDTGLTLLMKAVKLRQRWDALINRRLQDANPNKSVESELQKSNQTKSSYEEEQYELSCDISTYINSDIYYTIKRCLPGDLKVMYVGADEVHPSIDPNPFDQGFECRAHEKKGGVYVTDNIVFNCVVDTDWSYQSYQETYSLPWTCPDCEISLCLSPLERIQHKEFTCSSRTEKKEVQTKVIRENKPNTKEYECEKCKQTLYLTPVEILKHKNACK, translated from the exons ATGGACCACAAACCGAGAGATCATCACAAATCATCTTCAAAAAGAAGACGATCAGATTCACATGAAAATACCTCTAGAGaaagatataaattacaaaagcaAAGTCCACCAAAGCAATCAAATGCTGTAGAGTATAGTTTTCTAGATTACAAAAGAAATTTGAACAAAATGATAACATACAGTAATGATTCTAACACAATTATAAACAATCTTGACGATTTCTGGgtgtttgttaaaaaatatgaaatgacattaaaaaaggCGGGAAAATCAATTATagataatgaaaatgaaattgaacTCAATGATATTGGCATACCAATAAATTTTTCCAAACATcattgtataaattttttaagtaaaatgaagTTTATGGATAGTGTCTATGATGAAAGGGAAAAGAGAAAACTggacaaaaaaatgtttgatgCATTTCTAAATATTGTGtcgatttatttagattttaaaaataaagagaaatttgaaaagttaaaaaagttGAGAAAGGCACAGAGTGAACTTCCTGTCGCTAAATAtag GAACGAAATAGTATCAGCTGTACAAAATGAGAAGGTAGTCATTGTTGCTGGTGATACAGGCTGCGGCAAATCAACTCAAGTCCCACAATATCTACACACAGCCGGTTTTCAAAATATTG cTTGTACGCAGCCGAGAAGAATTGCTTGTATTTCTCTATCGAAACGAGTGTCTTTCGAAATGTTGACTCAATTCGAGAGTAAAGTTGGCTATCAGATTAGATTTGAAAAGAGCAAGACGGCGGATACGAAAATTTGCTTTATAACTGAAGGATTATTGCTAAGGCAG ATGTCGTCGGAAAATTTACCGAGCTATGACGTCATCATCCTCGATGAAATCCACGAGAGACACTTGATGGGAGATTTCTTGCTGGGCGTCCTCAAGTGTCTGATACACTCCCGTGATGATATTAAGCTCGTTCTCATGTCAGCCACGATCAATATTAAACTTTTCGAGGATTATTTCTCAGCGGAATCCGCCGTCGTTATTCAA GTACCGGGTCGACTGTATCCCATAGAACTGAAGTATAAACCTATTTTGATAGAAGATAAACCTACCAGGGATGACCGACTCGATCCGCAGCCTTATGTGCAGATCATGCAACTAATAGATAGCAAATATTCAA GTGGCGAAAGAGGTGATCTCCTCATTTTCATGTCTGGAGTAAAGGAAATTACAGCGATATGTGACGCCGCTCAACAGTATAACGAAAAAGCAAAGAGTTGGATCATTTTACCATTGCACAGTGCACTGTCACTCGCTGAGCAAGATAag GTTTTCGACTACCCACCAGAGGGCATTCGTAAGTGTATCGTATCAACGAACATCGCGGAAACCTCCGTCACAATAGATGGGATAAGATTCGTCGTCGACTCCGGAAAG gtaaaaGAGATGAGCTACGATTCGTCAACGAAAATGCAGAGACTGAAAGAGTTTTGGATATCAAAGGCAAGCGCCGATCAGAGGAAGGGGAGAGCTGGGCGAACAG GTCCTGGAGTCTGTTACCGCGTATATTCTGAAGAGCAGTACTCGGATTTGGAAGAGTTCAGTACCCCGGAAGTGTCGAAAGTGCCGCTCGCGTCGCTGCTACTCTTGATGAGTTCGCTCGGCGTCAATGACGTCAGAAGGTTCCCGTTCATTGATTCGCCACCCGAAGAGGCCATAGAGGACGCGCTATTAGAACTTAAACAACAT GGCGCGCTGTCGTCCAATGAGAAGCTGACGGCTTTGGGCGCGGCGTTGGCCAAGCTGCCGGTAGAGGTGTCGCTGGCTAAGGCGCTGGTGGCGGGCGCGGCCACGCTGCCGGCAGACCGGCTGCCAGCCGCGCTGGCGCTGGCCGCCGCGCTGGGCCTGCGTTCCGTCTACACGGCGCGCGCGCACCGGGACTTCGACTGCGAG AACGCTCGTCGCGGCGACGAGTCGGAGCACGGCGACCCGGTGTCGCTGCTGGCGCTGTACAGCGCGTGGCTGCGCGAGAaggcgcgcggcggcgggcgcgcgtgGTGCCGGCGCCGCGGCCTCGAGGAGCAGCGCCTCTACGAGCTCACCAAGCTGGCAGCCCAGCTCCACAACCTGCTGCAG GATAATAACCTAACAGAGGCTCCTGAACCGGAAACGATGTCGTCAGCGGAGAGAGCCCTGCGACACGGGCAGATGAAACAATTGAAAGACATGAGAAG GCAATATAAGCAAAAAGCGGCCGAAGAATCGAAACGTCGTAAGCGCCTCAAAGTCGACTCGTGGGAGATAGTCGACGACAAAGACGAGGACGGCGCCGTCGACATCCGCGACATAGAGTTCCGACTCACGAACGACGCGGGCCGGATGCGCGCGCTCATCAACGGCGCCAGCACCAACAGCGGCCGGGATCTTATCATGCTGAAG TTGATACTCTGCAGAGCTTTGTATCCACAAGTTGCCGTAGCAGATGAATACAATCATTGCAAG TCTGTGTCCGAACAGTTGTTCCACACGTGGAGCAAGCCCTTCGTGTTCCTGCACCCTACGTCTATCTTCGGCAAGAATCCGAGACTCCTACAGCTCACTGAAGCGGACATACAGACGGAATTACCGAATGGCTATAAGAACAGGCTACCGTTATCAGCAAAACATCAGATACTGTGTTAttt ATCGCTGTTAGAGACGACAAAACCCTACATAGTGAACTCAATGCGAATGCCAGCTGCTCAAACATTGCTGCTTCTAGCACATTCTATAGACACGAATATTGGTTTCACAAG aaTACTTTGTGACTCTTGGCTTTTATTGGAGTTTCCGTATCCCGATACCGGATTGACTTTACTAATGAAAGCCGTTAAGTTAAGGCAGCGCTGGGACGCACTTATCAACAGGCGACTTCAAG ATGCAAATCCTAACAAGTCCGTTGAAAGCGAACttcaaaaatcgaatcaaaCTAAATCATCATACGAAGAAGAACAGTACGAATTATCATGTGATATAAGTACTTATATAAACagtgatatatattatacgatAAAGAGGTGCCTGCCTGGAGATCTCAAAGTTATGTATGTGGGCGCGGACGAGGTGCACCCAAGTATAGACCCTAATCCCTTCGATCAAGGGTTCGAATGCCGTGCACACGAGAAGAAAGGCGGGGTGTATGTTAcggataatattgtttttaattg cgTTGTAGATACGGACTGGAGCTACCAAAGTTATCAAGAAACCTACAGCCTCCCATGGACCTGTCCCGATTGCGAGATATCACTCTGTTTATCACCGCTAGAGAGGATACAGCATAAGGAATTCACGTGCTCTTCTAGAACCGAAAAGAAGGAAGTACAGACGAAAGTGATAAGGGAAAATAAGCCTAACACTAAGGAGTATGAATGTGAGAAATGTAAACAGACGTTATATTTAACGCCTGTTGAAATATTGAAGCACAAAAACgcgtgtaaataa
- the LOC124534612 gene encoding ubiquitin-conjugating enzyme E2 Q2 yields the protein MACLNTLKLEIKTLEQVFPKNHERFQIMSASVDELTCRFVGKNGKKYEIHANITETYPNTPPVWFADSEDPIVTNAVQILSNTQGRDNHVINQVGILLRELCKLHGVPEPPDLDSLSLPVHPAPQQRVPSVTSNGAESGTEEDEEMAAEEDESEGEDDLPLEMVDDAGRSNKDDMETEHLATLERLRQNQRQDYLSGSVSGSLQATDRLMKELRDIYRSHSFKNNMYSIELVNDSLYEWNITLRSVDPDSPLHNDLLLLKEKEGKDSILLNIMFKETYPFEPPFVRVVYPIISGGYVLVGGAICMELLTKQGWSSAYTVEAVIMQIAATLVKGKARIQFGATKVVSQSPYSLARAQQSFKCLVQIHEKNGWFTPPKEDG from the exons ATGGCTTGCTTAAATACCCTTAAGTTAGAAATAAAGACTCTAGAACAAGTGTTTCCAAAAAACCATGAGCGGTTTCAGATAATGTCAGCTAGTGTCGACGAACTGACCTGCAGATTCGTTGGCAAAAATGGaaagaaatatgaaatacaTGCAAATATCACG gaaACATACCCAAACACACCGCCCGTGTGGTTCGCAGACAGCGAAGATCCCATTGTGACAAACGCTGTCCAGATCCTAAGCAATACACAGGGAAGGGATAATCATGTTATAAATCAG GTGGGAATTCTGCTGAGGGAGCTATGCAAATTACACGGCGTCCCCGAACCGCCAGACTTGGATTCTTTGTCGCTTCCCGTCCATCCAGCACCGCAGCAGAG AGTACCGAGCGTAACGTCAAATGGTGCGGAGTCAGGCACGGAGGAAGACGAGGAAATGGCCGCCGAGGAGGACGAATCGGAGGGAGAGGATGACTTGCCACTTGAAATGGTCGATGATGCCGGTCGTAGCAACAAA GATGATATGGAAACAGAGCATTTAGCGACACTAGAACGACTAAGGCAAAACCAGAGGCAAGATTACCTATCAGGCAGCGTGTCCGGAAGTCTACAGGCGACTGATCGTCTAATGAAGGAACTGCGTGATATATACCGTTCGcattcctttaaaaataatatgtattctatag aGTTAGTTAATGATTCACTTTACGAGTGGAACATAACACTGCGATCTGTTGATCCAGACAGTCCCCTTCACAATGATCTGCTCCTGCTTAAAGAGAAGGAGGGCAAGGACTCTATCCTATTGAACATCATGTTCAAAGAGACATACCCCTTCGAGCCGCCGTTTGTACGTGTTGTATATCCTATTATATCAG GTGGCTATGTTCTCGTTGGTGGAGCAATATGCATGGAGTTACTAACAAAGCAAGGCTGGTCATCAGCATACACAGTGGAAGCTGTGATTATGCAGATAGCCGCTACTCTTGTCAAAGGAAAAGCGAGGATCCAGTTTGGAGCGACCAAGGTTGTCTCACAGTCGCCGTACAGTTTGGCGCGCGCACAGCAAAGCTTCAAATGCTTGGTGCAGATACACGAGAAAAATG GCTGGTTCACACCGCCGAAGGAGGACGGCTAA